Proteins encoded together in one Impatiens glandulifera chromosome 1, dImpGla2.1, whole genome shotgun sequence window:
- the LOC124922663 gene encoding ABC transporter C family member 10-like, whose amino-acid sequence MSLVFSIQNQCKLANYIISVERLNQYMHIPSEAPEVIEETRPPLNWPSMGKFEIQGLQIRYRDDTPLVLRGISCTFQGGHKIGIVGRTGSGKTTLISALFRLVEPSGGKDCSRWDRYNNSWTS is encoded by the exons ATGTCTCttgttttctcaattcagaacCAATGCAAATTGGCAAATTACATCATCTCTGTTGAAAGGCTGAACCAATACATGCATATACCAAGTGAAGCTCCAGAAGTAATAGAAGAGACCAGACCTCCACTCAATTGGCCGTCTATGGGTAAATTTGAGATTCAAGGTTTGCAG atcaGATACAGGGATGATACACCATTAGTCCTTCGTGGAATAAGTTGCACATTTCAAGGTGGGCATAAGATTGGTATTGTTGGTAGAACTGGAAGTGGGAAGACAACGCTCATAAGTGCCTTATTTCGCTTGGTTGAGCCCTCTGGGGGGAAAGATTGTAGTAGATGGGATCGATATAACAACTCTTGGACTTCATGA